A single genomic interval of Agarivorans aestuarii harbors:
- the rpsR gene encoding 30S ribosomal protein S18 translates to MARFFRRRKFCRFSAEGVVEIDYKDTATLKNYITESGKIVPSRITGTSAKYQRQLARAIKRARYLALLPYTDLHK, encoded by the coding sequence ATGGCACGTTTTTTCCGTCGTCGTAAATTCTGCCGCTTTTCAGCGGAAGGTGTTGTTGAGATCGATTATAAAGATACAGCAACATTGAAAAACTACATCACTGAAAGTGGTAAAATTGTACCTAGTCGTATTACTGGTACAAGCGCTAAATACCAACGTCAACTTGCACGTGCTATTAAACGTGCTCGTTACCTGGCTCTATTGCCATACACTGATTTACATAAGTAA